Proteins encoded within one genomic window of Triticum aestivum cultivar Chinese Spring chromosome 2D, IWGSC CS RefSeq v2.1, whole genome shotgun sequence:
- the LOC123054464 gene encoding late embryogenesis abundant protein At5g17165 has protein sequence MAAVASSKGRVIAGSLVARVLAGKANASPRRAVHASAYDKNVDEQVRPAFVPDDVIGGAGSPDKYWGPHPTTGVFGPAAVDPKLAATLAPASAAANGGASVLDQKVWFRPLEDVEKPPVA, from the exons ATGGCAGCAGTGGCTAGCTCCAAGGGGCGGGTGATCGCTGGGAGCCTCGTCGCGCGCGTCCTCGCCGGCAAGGCCAACGCCTCCCCGAG GAGGGCGGTGCACGCGTCGGCCTACGACAAGAACGTGGACGAGCAGGTGCGCCCGGCCTTCGTGCCGGACGATGTGATCGGCGGCGCCGGGAGCCCAGACAAGTACTGGGGCCCTCACCCCACCACCGGCGTCTTCGGCCCCGCCGCGGTCGACCCCAAGCTGGCCGCCACCCTCGCGCCGGCCAGCGCCGCCGCGAATGGTGGCGCCTCCGTGCTGGACCAGAAGGTGTGGTTCCGCCCGCTCGAGGACGTCGAGAAGCCCCCCGTCGCctga